A single genomic interval of Coffea eugenioides isolate CCC68of unplaced genomic scaffold, Ceug_1.0 ScVebR1_3499;HRSCAF=4721, whole genome shotgun sequence harbors:
- the LOC113758017 gene encoding protein CMSS1-like, giving the protein MGSRKQKNQKQQLSKTPTKKHKNQKPLGPRKSDTGNSNSNSKSTKFKRIRKGEKKKKNQSKEYKEERKENEKKGVKRENDAVQVQQPTPSQQLSYFLHQYQSANGIQLSTLELESFKADTCMVELSQVAAQNNLGEHMKTAFGSSFKEVLCEKQLGEGNVDPGNPALLVISLSALRSLELLRELRPLTNECHAVKLFSKHMKIEEQVSFLKNRVNVACGTPNRIKKLIDMEALGLSRLAVIVLDMHTDVKGYSLFTLPQVREEFWDLYKSYIHPRLLEGDLRICLYGQIPAIRRAPTEAKDN; this is encoded by the exons ATGGGGAGTAGGAAGCAGAAAAATCAGAAGCAGCAGCTTTCAAAAACACCCACCAAAAAGCATAAAAATCAAAAGCCTTTGGGGCCCAGGAAATCCGATACTGGTAATAGTAACAGCAATAGCaaaagcaccaagttcaagaGAATCAGGAAGGgcgagaagaagaagaagaatcagagCAAGGAGTATAAGGAGGAGAGGAAGGAGAACGAGAAGAAAGGAGTGAAAAGGGAAAACGACGCCGTACAAGTCCAGCAGCCCACGCCGTCGCAGCAGCTGAGTTATTTCCTCCACCAGTATCAATCAGCCAATGGGATTCAACTTTCCACTCTCGAACTCGAATCTTTCAAAG CAGATACATGCATGGTTGAGTTAAGTCAGGTTGCAGCACAAAATAATTTGGGAGAACACATGAAAACAGCATTTGGATCCTCATTCAAAGAAGTTCTTTGTGAGAAACAGCTTGGAGAAGGGAATGTTGATCCTGGAAATCCTGCACTTCTTGTAATTTCTTTATCAGCCCTAAGATCATTAGAACTTCTCAG GGAATTGCGGCCTCTGACTAATGAATGCCATGCTGTGAAGTTGTTCTCAAAGCATATGAAGATAGAGGAGCAG GTTTCTTTTCTAAAGAATCGCGTCAATGTTGCTTGTGGAACACCAAATAG GATAAAGAAGTTGATTGACATGGAAGCATTGGGCTTGTCAAGATTGGCAGTTATTGTTCTTGACATGCACACAGATGTCAAGGGCTATTCCTTATTCACACTTCCTCAAGTCAG AGAAGAGTTCTGGGACTTGTACAAGAGCTATATTCATCCACGACTGCTTGAAGGTGATCTCCGAATCTGTCTGTATGGTCAAATACCAGCTATTCGAAGAGCTCCAACGGAAGCTAAAGATAACTGA
- the LOC113758015 gene encoding putative disease resistance protein RGA1, with product MAEVLLSASVDFIIHKVASVANENISLLSGFNDDLQRLRRSIPIIQSLLLDSERQQPEKETTKHWLKKLEEIAYDADNALDELSYANLRHQIEVRNQLMGKVRYFFSLSNPIIFRLKMGRKVKNINMNMNLINDEANKFGLNRLGSADTSPSVSRVPSSRIETDSTIDGKVRVRQNEAREVVRVVTRPTNEVLSTYAIVGMAGLGKTTLAQLIYNDLIIESHFDSRIWVFVGENFDVTRILHLILESLTQKENEVRSRDALIKMVKRELQVKRYLLVLDDVWNEFPPLWDDFMASLIGINPMSGNWIIVTTRSQRIASLVTSHPCPPLEKLSDDDCWSILKVKAFANGVVPSKEMETIGKKVAQKCQGLPFAASLVGGILRGKGVEEWHSIQESFSNEVFEKNMALQLLGLSFNQLPSPSLKKCFAYCSIFAKGSEIEREQVVQLWMAEGYLEPNKGTDMEDMGNKFFNLLLQSSLFQDVKKDVYNNVTCCKMHDLVHEVLCQVSSSETKRMDETALDDIPQVHHLALNSCKVERSKTIEEKAKYVRTLFLKGIAYDKTFQVFRSLHVLNLDGAGIEALPISIGVLLHLRLVDVSHTKVKVLPDSVCRLYNLQTLRTTGCDSLKRLPNKMRNLISLRHLHYYKDENVKMPLQIGKLTSLRTLEFFNVCPERGRGIEELGSLKNLGGKLEIRNLEHVNSKEEAKRADLSGKRNIRELEFLWKWNYDWEIDNNIGGDILEGLQPHPNLKILTIKNFMDEFPPWVRRIASLGFDNVVQIKFLGCKRCREIPSLGQLPNLQYLELNGFDNVTHIGPSFYFTNNHSESNSSGNDYHGRTLYPALKSLTIEDMPNLLEWMEARVMSTVTAADFQVAVFPNLKELTINRCPQLNSAPSHFPRLKQLSMSSIESGLLLERICGNMLTTLKDVEIRLVHELTSIPHQMLYNNRSLASLTISSCHSLEHIAENLTCCSPCLRKLEIINCEKLTMLPEGLYSLQSLENLIISQCPNLTSLPSIHEEVEAFTCLRRLNISHCDGLTVVPSKILCYCKNLGFLAVSQCANLISFPVEELQQLGCLTTLFIYRCPRLTSLPKGLGCLTKLRELWYGPFSDGVEFDAFQASLHGLEQLQSLYYVELCGWLHWNSIPYQLQHLTAMKELYIHGFGVEALPDWFRYFRSLVYIGFFNCQKLQQLPPKEVMQCLTHLVDLTIDDCPLLGERCTRRSTTDSEFHKISNIERIYINQKKLEH from the exons ATGGCGGAGGTTTTGCTGAGTGCATCTGTGGATTTCATAATTCACAAGGTAGCTTCAGTTGCAAATGAAAACATCAGCTTATTGTCAGGCTTCAATGACGACCTGCAAAGGTTGAGAAGATCAATCCCCATAATACAATCTCTCTTACTTGATTCTGAGAGACAGCAACCcgaaaaagaaacaacaaaacaTTGGCTGAAGAAGTTAGAAGAAATAGCTTATGATGCTGATAATGCGTTGGATGAACTCAGCTATGCGAATCTTCGACATCAGATCGAGGTACGAAATCAACTAATGGGAAAGGTACGCTACTTCTTCTCATTGTCAAATCCCATCATATTTCGTTTGAAAATGGGTCGAAAGGTCAAAAACATCAATATGAACATGAATCTGATAAATGATGAGGCAAATAAATTTGGCCTCAACAGGCTAGGTAGTGCAGACACCTCTCCTTCAGTATCTAGAGTTCCTTCAAGTAGAATAGAAACTGACTCCACAATTGATGGAAAAGTTAGGGTAAGGCAAAATGAAGCACGAGAAGTGGTGAGGGTAGTGACCAGGCCAACCAATGAAGTACTTTCCACATACGCCATCGTGGGGATGGCCGGCCTTGGAAAGACAACATTGGCTCAGTTAATTTACAATGATCTCATAATTGAAAGTCATTTTGATAGTAGAATATGGGTATTTGTAggggaaaattttgatgttacAAGAATTTTGCATCTTATTTTAGAGTCATTAACACAAAAAGAAAATGAGGTACGAAGCAGAGATGCTTTGATAAAAATGGTAAAAAGAGAATTGCAAGTGAAAAGATACTTGCTTGTCCTTGATGATGTATGGAATGAGTTCCCTCCATTGTGGGACGACTTCATGGCATCTTTGATAGGAATCAACCCAATGAGTGGAAACTGGATCATCGTGACAACTCGAAGCCAACGAATAGCATCACTTGTAACATCACATCCTTGCCCTCCCTTGGAAAAATTGTCAGATGACGATTGCTGGTCCATCTTGAAAGTCAAAGCATTTGCTAATGGAGTTGTGCCTTCAAAAGAAATGGAAACTATAGGAAAGAAGGTAGCACAGAAATGTCAAGGTTTACCATTTGCAGCAAGCTTAGTTGGGGGTATTTTGCGTGGTAAGGGAGTAGAGGAATGGCATTCCATTCAAGAAAGCTTTTCTaatgaagtttttgaaaaaaacatGGCTTTGCAACTACTAGGTTTGAGTTTTAATCAACTACCCTCCCCGTCTTTGAAAAAATGTTTTGCCTACTGTTCAATTTTTGCCAAGGGCTCTGAAATTGAAAGAGAACAAGTAGTGCAGCTTTGGATGGCAGAAGGTTATCTTGAACCAAACAAGGGAACTGACATGGAGGACATGGGGAATAAGTTCTTTAACTTATTGTTGCAGAGTTCTTTATTTCAGGATGTGAAGAAGGATGTTTACAACAATGTAACATGTTGTAAGATGCATGACCTTGTACATGAAGTTCTATGCCAGGTCTCAAGTTCAGAAACCAAAAGAATGGACGAGACAGCTTTGGATGATATACCTCAAGTTCATCACCTTGCACTAAATTCATGCAAGGTAGAAAGATCAAAGACCATTGAGGAGAAAGCAAAATATGTGCGTACCTTGTTCTTGAAAGGTATAGCATATGACAAAACGTTTCAGGTTTTCAGAAGCCTGCATGTTCTAAATCTAGATGGCGCAGGGATTGAAGCACTGCCAATCTCAATTGGCGTTCTGTTACATCTGAGGTTAGTTGATGTATCACATACCAAAGTAAAGGTTTTGCCAGATTCCGTTTGCAGGCTCTACAATTTGCAAACCTTAAGGACCACTGGGTGCGATTCTCTTAAGAGGCttcctaacaaaatgaggaaTTTGATTAGCTTGAGGCATCTCCATTATTACAAGGATGAAAATGTTAAGATGCCACTTCAAATAGGAAAGCTAACTAGTCTTCGCACATTAGAGTTCTTTAATGTGTGTCCAGAGAGGGGTCGGGGAATTGAAGAGCTGGGAAGTTTAAAGAATCTTGGGGGTAAGCTAGAGATACGTAATCTTGAACATGTTAACAGCAAGGAGGAAGCTAAGAGGGCAGACCTATCTGGAAAGAGAAATATACGTGAATTGGAATTTCTGTGGAAGTGGAACTATGATTGGGAAATTGACAACAATATTGGGGGGGATATCTTGGAAGGCCTACAGCCTCATCCGAATTTGAAAATCCTTACAATCAAGAACTTCATGGATGAGTTTCCACCTTGGGTAAGGAGAATAGCTTCACTAGGATTTGATAATGTTGTCCAAATAAAATTCTTAGGCTGCAAAAGATGCAGAGAAATTCCATCACTGGGACAACTGCCAAATCTCCAATATCTTGAATTGAATGGATTTGATAATGTAACACACATTGGGCCTTCATTCTATTTTACTAATAATCACAGTGAATCTAATAGTAGCGGCAATGATTATCATGGAAGAACATTGTATCCAGCACTGAAAAGTCTCACCATAGAAGACATGCCCAACCTGCTGGAATGGATGGAAGCCAGAGTCATGTCAACTGTAACCGCAGCAGATTTCCAAGTTGCAGTATTTCCAAATCTCAAGGAGCTGACCATTAACCGTTGCCCCCAGTTGAATTCTGCTCCAAGCCATTTTCCACGTCTCAAGCAATTAAGTATGTCAAGCATTGAAAGTGGCTTACTATTGGAACGGATTTGCGGAAATATGCTCACAACTCTAAAAGATGTTGAGATCAGACTTGTGCATGAGCTCACTTCTATTCCCCACCAGATGTTGTACAATAATCGAAGTCTAGCATCTTTGACTATCAGCTCTTGTCACAGTTTAGAGCATATTGCTGAAAACTTGACTTGCTGCAGCCCATGTCTCAGAAAGTTGGAGATCATCAACTGTGAGAAGTTGACCATGCTGCCAGAAGGCCTATACTCCCTTCAGTCTCTAGAGAATCTAATTATATCTCAGTGTCCTAATCTCACATCACTTCCTAGCATACATGAAGAAGTAGAAGCCTTCACATGTCTGAGAAGGTTGAATATTTCACACTGTGATGGATTGACCGTTGTTCCAAGTAAGATATTATGCTACTGCAAGAATCTAGGATTCTTGGCAGTCTCTCAATGTGCCAACCTCATCTCCTTCCCGGTGGAAGAATTGCAGCAATTGGGATGCCTCACGACCTTATTTATATATAGGTGTCCAAGACTAACTAGTTTGCCAAAGGGGCTTGGATGTCTCACTAAGTTAAGGGAGTTATGGTACGGTCCATTTTCAGATGGAGTAGAGTTTGATGCATTTCAAGCTAGTCTCCATGGTCTAGAACAACTGCAGTCCCTTTATTATGTGGAGTTGTGTGGATGGCTTCACTGGAACTCTATACCTTACCAGCTTCAGCATCTTACAGCTATGAAAGAACTCTATATACATGGATTTGGGGTAGAAGCTTTGCCCGATTGGTTCAGATATTTTCGATCTCTTGTGTATATTGGGTTCTTTAATTGCCAAAAACTGCAACAGTTGCCCCCCAAGGAAGTCATGCAGTGCCTAACGCACTTGGTTGATCTCACAATTGATGACTGCCCACTGTTGGGGGAAAGATGTACAAGAAGAAGCACGACAGATTCCGAGTTCCACAAGATCTCTAACATTGAGAGAATCTATATAAATCAAAAAAA GCTAGAACACTGA